Within Pseudomonas paeninsulae, the genomic segment TGCATGGTTGCTGCTCGCGGCGCTGCTGTCGGCCAGTGTGTATGTGCTGTTGAAGCTCGGCGAGTACAGCCATCTGGCTGGGGCGGGGCTGGGCATGGAGCACAACACCTTCTTCACCCTGTACTGGATTCTCACCGGTTTTCATTTCGTCCATGTGCTGCTGGGCTTGGTGATCCTCGGCTGGCTGGCCGAGCGCTGCCGGCGCCGCGCCTATGGCCCGGGCAATTGCAGCGTGATGGAGTCCGGCGTGTTGTATTGGCACATGGTCGATCTGATCTGGGTGCTGTTGTTTCCGCTGGTTTATATCTTGAACTGAGCAGCGCGCTGCATCGACGAGGTCGCCATGTCTACTTCAAACACCCTGATTCTCTGCTGGCTGGGGCTGGCCGCGCTGTCCGTGACCAGCGTGCAGTTGGGCAATGCCGGTGCGACCCTGCTAATGACCGGTACTGTGTTGCTCGTGGCCTTGGGCAAGGCCTGGCTGATCGCCGATGGTTTCATGGAGTTGCGTCACGCTCCGCGTATGTGGCGCTGGCTGCTGCTGAGTTGGCCGGTGGTGCTGGCGGCTGGGGTATTGCTGGCGCTGCTGTTCTCGTAGCCCTTATCCGGGCTACATCGAGCATCCCTACAATGCACGATGCATAGACGCGGCGATCAGGCTGCGTAGGGCGGTTGCAACCCGCCAGGGTAGGGGGCATGCAAGGCGCGGCGGGTTGCACCCGCCCTATGTCTGCGCCCAACCATCGTTTGGCAAGCCTTTGTCGTCGGGCCTTATCTGTCTGCGTCCTCTTCGCTGTTTCCCGCCCTCTGGCCATACCCGAGTGAAACCATCGGGCTTTCGAGCTTTCTTGATTGCGATCAAGCAGGTTTCGTTAGCAGGCTTTCTAGAATGGAGAGGCCAAGTAAAGAGGAAGCGACCATGTCAGAGACCTTCACCAAGAGCATGGCCAGGAATATTTACTTTGGGGGGAGCGTGTTCTTCTTCCTGGTGTTCCTGGCTTTGACTTATCACACCGAGCAGACCTTTCCGGAGCGTAGCAACGCCTCGGAGTTAAACGAGTCGGTTATTCGCGGCAAAGCGGTCTGGGAGAACAACAACTGCATCGGCTGCCACAGTCTGCTGGGCGAGGGCGCCTACTTCGCGCCGGAGCTGGGCAATGTGTTTGATCGCCGGGGCGGCGATGCTGCCTTCACGCCGTTCCTGCATGCCTGGATGAAGGCGCAGCCCCTGGGCAT encodes:
- a CDS encoding cytochrome c oxidase subunit 3; its protein translation is MSTSLETLASPVRRLPGDLAMWFFILAELTVFALLILTFAVAQALQPQLFHDSRQLLDSSTGLALTLSLLTSGLFAALAQEQVRQARAPRAAWLLLAALLSASVYVLLKLGEYSHLAGAGLGMEHNTFFTLYWILTGFHFVHVLLGLVILGWLAERCRRRAYGPGNCSVMESGVLYWHMVDLIWVLLFPLVYILN
- a CDS encoding cytochrome C oxidase subunit IV family protein; translated protein: MSTSNTLILCWLGLAALSVTSVQLGNAGATLLMTGTVLLVALGKAWLIADGFMELRHAPRMWRWLLLSWPVVLAAGVLLALLFS
- a CDS encoding c-type cytochrome, whose product is MSETFTKSMARNIYFGGSVFFFLVFLALTYHTEQTFPERSNASELNESVIRGKAVWENNNCIGCHSLLGEGAYFAPELGNVFDRRGGDAAFTPFLHAWMKAQPLGIPGRRAMPQFNLSEQEVDDMAEFLKWTSKIDTNNWPPNKEG